In Thiomicrorhabdus sp., the genomic stretch CCGCTGATAACATGAATGTCCGGTTTTTCTTTTACCCGATAACGACACCTGAGGTAAGATCGGTTTATTCGAAATTTCAGAATGAATTCAGGGAGAAAATTCATGGTAAGTCTGACCACCCCAATCTGCGATTTTAATGCCGAAGCGATCGACTTCCACCTGCCGGGCATCGATGGCCAAGACTGGACGCTGCAAAACGCCAAAGGCGAAAATGGCTTGCTGGTGATGTTCATCTGCAACCATTGCCCGTATGTCAAAGCAATTCACCGACGCTTAGTGGACGATACGCGGATTTTACGCGACGAATACGGTATCGGCTCAATCGCAATTATGTCCAATGATCCGAATGAATACGAGGAAGATTCATTTGAAAATATGAAGAAAGTCGCCGAAATCTGGGATTTTCCGTTTCCTTATGTCATCGACGAGACGCAAGAGACTGCCAAAGCTTACGGCGCCGTCTGCACACCGGATTTCTTCGGCTATAACAAAGATTTGAAACTGCAATATCGAGGGCGGCTCGACGAATCTCGCAAAGAAACCGCTCCGGAAGGCGTTCGTCGCGATTTACTGGAAGCCATGAAGCTGATCGCCCGAACCGGGCAGGGGCCTCTGGAACAGATTCCTTCCATGGGATGCTCCATTAAGTGGAAAGAATGATAACCACGCCCGAAAATCCGTCTTTCAGAAAATAAAAAACCGCGCAGCTGCGCGGTTTTTTAACTTAAGCGAACTTTTTACTCCGCAGTGAAATTCACCGTTTTCGTTTGATCTTTCACTACAGTAATATTGTTCAGAACAGCAAAATCCAAATCCTCTCCAGCCTGAGTGACATCATCCTGATCACTCCGACAGGTGAATGCCACCGTATAGTCTCCGGCCGGCAGATAGCCGAAATTGTATTCAAAATCACCGCTGTCATCATTACGCTTCACCAGCGCCGTTTCAATCGGATCGCCTGCCGCACCACTGATATCGCTCACTGTCGCCGCCGCCCCTTCAAACAGGTAAACACTGTTGTAGGAATAGGATTTTCCATCGGAACAACTGGCGGCGCGAACAAATTCATTCGCAACCTCGCCCTTGATCACGCCGACGCTCCCCATTGAAAATGCTCTCAGCACCGGCTTCATAATGTAGGAATCTGCGCCATTTTTCAGAATAGATTTACGCAAATCAAAATCGATCAGGAAAGTGCTGTTTTGATTTTTGCTAACCGAAAAGTTCCCTTTTAACTTTAAGCCGCTTTCGGAACCGCTCGGAATCGTCAGAGGGTAGTCGGTTCCATCATTGAAAACGATGGAGGTTTTCGTTCCCGCGCCCTGATCCACGATCAAACGAATCTCTTTATAAGTTCCGGTCGGAATCTCATAATTTTTAAACAGAGGAGTGAAATTCGTGCCTTGAAGCGTCAGCACATCCAGTTCAGCCGGCGACGTAAAAATAATGTTCTGCTTTCTTCCGTCGGAATGCTTCAATTCAACACCGGAAATCTGAACCCAGATGTTTTTTGCATCGTCCAGCGGAGCATCCGAAAGATTCAACGTCATTGTTCCTGTTGCACCATCCGAGCTGTCAATCGTACTTAAATCACACCCCTGCAACGCCAAAGATCCAAACACCCCCGCCAGCAGCGCTTTTTTAGCCTGAAGTTTCATAATCCTCTCTCTATCTAATTTTCAGCGTAAAACCTCTGCCCACATCTTAATCTATTTATTTCAAAATAGAAACATTCCGCCCACCAAGGCGCACAAGACGATAACCGAAGCAAATTTTCCACTTATCCCCGTCGTTTGCACGCGCCACGCGCACCATTCAGTTGAAGGATTCGAAACAGCCGCCGACAAACCCTAATCCTTTTTCGCATGGACCTCAATCTGATTTCTGTTGGAATTTTCGTAAGCCTGCCGGAAGCTTTCAACCTCTGAGCAGAGAATTCTGCCAGAGTTTCTACCTCTTCAAGAGTGCGATGATCGAATACAACGTCTGTTTCAACAGCATTGGGGCAAACCGAAAAGCATCGAGTTCGGCCATTGGACGCGAGAGAATACTGAATACCGCTTTGAATTCGGGTAACTCGGAGGGGTGCGTTCCCAAACTTCCGCAAACGGCAACGGTCGGAATCGAGTACTTTTCCCCCAGCAGTGCCATCTGCATCGGCAATTTTCCAAAACGCGTCTGTTCGTCCAGACGCCCTTCACCGGTAATCAGCCAGTCCACTTTCTGCGCCGAAAGTGTTTTTTCCAAGGCTAGCGCGCTGTTCAAAACCTCAAACCCCGGCTTAACCTGAGCCCCGAGCAAACCGATAAAACCCGCTGCCATTCCGCCGGCGGCTCCTGCTCCCGGCAAGTCCTTAACCTGCCGACCGGTCTTTTCCGCAATTTTCAGAGCCCAGTTTTCCAGCCCGTTCTCCAGCGCGTCAAAGTTTCGTTCATTCACCCCTTTCTGTGGCCCAAAAACACTGGTCGCACCAGTCTTGCCCAACAACGGGTTAGTAACATCACTGGCAATCAACCATTCAATTTCCAGCAGTTCCGGAGGAAGGTCGCCAATGGAAGCAATGGTCTTTAAGGCTTGGCCACCGAGCCCGACTTCCTTACCTTTGTCATCCAGAAATGGAAGACCCAGCGCATGCAAAGCGCCCATGCCACCATCATTTGTTGCCGAACCTCCCAGACCGAGAATGATTTTCTTGGCGCCACGTTTGATGGCCGCATCAATCAATTGTCCAGTGCCGTAAGTATGCGCCTGCAGAGGGTTCCGTTCTTCATTTTTCAGTTTGGGCAGGCCCGAAGCCTGCGCCATCTCAATAATCGCAGTCGCCGTCTGCGGTTGCCAGGCAAAATCAGCTCGGGTCTTTCTTCCGATCGGGTCGGCAACCCAGACCGTTTCTTTTTCCGCCAAGCCGGCAAAGAGAAACGATTCCACAAACCCCTCGCCACCATCGGACAGCGGCAGACTGATCACTTGCGCATCGGGGTCGCACTGAGCGATCACCGTGCAGGCAATTTCGCAAAACTGCACCGCGCTCAAAGACCCCTTGAAACTGTCCGGGGCAATCACATAAGTCGTCATATTTTCTTCCCACCAAATTAAAGAATCAAAGCCCGGCATTCTAATCCGTAGACAAGGCCCAGAGCGCACTTTCACCATCGACCTGTTCCGGCATCAGCCACACGGATTGATACGGCTGCATGACATAGCGCTGCTCGCCGGAAAATACACCTTGATTGTCGAGCAGATTAATCCAATAGTTGTGCCGTTCAAAACCGTCAATCACGCTCAAATCCATAATTTTAATTTCCGAGGTTAAATTGTGAATCACCAATAACGGAAACCTCAGCCCCTTGCCATCCCGCCACAAGGCAAAATAGTCCTGACCCAGATCCAGTATTTTCTGCGGTGTTTCCGGATGAAACGCCTTGTGCTTTTTACGACGCTGCAACAGGTTGGTCAAGCGTTTGATCACTTCTGCATTCGATGTCCGTCCGCTCTCAATCAAGGCCTGCAAATACTCATATTCCCACTTCCGACGGTTAATCGAACGGGTACGGCCGGTTTTCTCGACACCGTCATGGTCGTTCGGTGTCGCCACCATACTGTGAATATAAAAAGCGGGAATCCCCTGCAGAGTCATCATAATATTCTGCGCGCAGATAAAGCGCTCAACCTGCCACTGATCCGGGCCATTGCTGTTATGCGTTTCCCGGAATGCGCTGAACAGTGCAATATTAATTTCATAAGGGCTTTCCGTACCGTCGCCGTTCGCTTTCATCGAGACAAATCCGCCCAGACGATGCATATTGGTCACCAGATCTTCGACTTCCCGAGGCGGCAGGATGCCTTCGACCGGCCGCAGGCCGATCCCGTCATGCGACGCAGTAAAATTCAGAAAGGTACAGCCCGGCGGAGGGGCATCCAGATTTAAGGCCCAATCGGTCAAATAGCTACCGTCGCCGCGATGCAACGCATGCAGAACCAAGGGTGCCAGACTGAACTGATAGACCATATGCGCTTCGTCTTCGTTCCCGAAATAAGAGAGGTTTTCGACATGCGGAACATTGGTTTCGGTCAGAAGAATTGCATCGGGGCGGGCAATCGACATCACATCACGCATCAGCTTAACGATTTCGTGTGTTTCCGGTAAATGGATACAATTTGTTCCCAGCCGCTTCCACAGAAATGCAATAGCGTCCAGACGAATAATGCGTGCGCCGTTTTTCAGATAGAGCAACAGCACTTCAATCATCTTGACCAGCACTTTCGGATTGGCGAAATTCAAATCAATCTGATCGGCACTGAATGTCGCCCAGACCTTCTTGCGCCCGCGGTGTGTATAGGCAGGAACCAGCAACGGCGTATTTCTCGGCCGCGTAACCAGAGAGAGTTCAGGACGATCGTCCTCTTCGATGAAGAACTCATTGTAAGGTGGAATATCCGCCTTGTAGTCGGTAAACCACAAGCTTTCCCGGGAAACGTGGTTTACAACCAGATCGAACATCAGATCGTACTCGCTGCGTAACGACTCGATGTGAGACCAGTCGCCAAGCTCCGGATCAACCATGGTGTAATCGATAACCGAAAAGCCGTCATCGGAGCTATAAGGAAAAAACGGCAGAACATGTACACAATTGACCGCATCTTTCACATAACTGGAAAGGAACTTTTTAAGCGTGGAAAGCGGCATCTCCTCTTCATTCAGAAAAGTATCCCCGTAAGTGATCAGCAGAACATCTTTCTGATCCCACTTCACCTTGCTGCAAGGTTTCATCATACCGGCCGCATCGATGGCGGCCAAAATACCTTGATAAGCTTCTTCGGCCGACGTTTCCGGATAAACCCTGTTTAGTCGCGCTTGAATCTGTTGCAGTACGGCTTGCGGCATCCGCTCCTCCTTGTTTAAGAAATTGGCGGCGGCATGCGCGCGGCAACCGTTACTCGTTATCGCGCTCTACCGCCTCATAAAGATCATCCATAATCGACGGAACCGCGCTCACTACCCGGTTCCAGTTCGGCAAAAACGGTCTTTCGTCCGGGTTATCAAGAAACGCTTCCCCGGCATTCATAATATTTTTTGCAAACAGTTCCACTGCCTGTTCTTCACGGTGAACATCTACAGCCAGACCATTCATTTCCGCATCAAACACATAGCTTTCCAACTGATCCAAAGCGGTACGGTGATAAACCGCTTTCACGGTGCGAATGGTTCCGCGTGAGAACACGTGACCGTGGGTCGATAATTTACGGAACAGTGATTTGGCAATGTCCTGACTCATTCGGGACAAACCTTTATTGTGATCTTCCCGCGACAGGTCCTGATGCTTATGATCGTAAACATCGGCAATATCCACCTGACAAATACGACGGTTCGAATAGTTTCGTTTCATTTCGGCAAGAATTCCGACTTCCAGCCCCCAATCAGCTGGAATTCTCATATCTTTCAAGGCACTGGTCTTCATAGCAAACTCGCCCGCCAGCGCATAACGAAAACTATCCAGATAAGTCAGCAGTTCGTCCGGCCCGAGAACCGTTTCCAGCGCTCGCAGCAAAGGTGTCACCAGCAGACGCACGACACGCCCGTTTAAGCGGCCGTCGGAATAACGGGAATAGTACCCTTTGGAAAACACAAAGTTGAAAGTTGGGTGTGCAACCGGAAAAAGCAAGCGCGCCAGCAAGTCGCGTTGATAGGTAATGATATCGCAATCATGCAACGCCACCACCTCTGCCTTCTGAGCCGCCAGCACATACCCGTAGCACCCCCAGACATTTGTCCCTTTTCCCGGTTCGGTCGGTGCAAGCCCCTTCTCTTTCAACTGCTGCATCAGAGTTTGCATCCGAGGACCGTCGTTCCACAACACCCGATGATCCTGAGGCAACTCGGCAAAATATTCTTTCGCAAATTCAAACTGTGCCTGATCGGCTCGATCCAGACCAATTACGATCTGCGACAGATAAGGCACTTCTTTCAGTTCATTAACGATATTCTTTAACGCGGGTGCTTCCAGTTCACTGAATAAAGAAGGAAGAATCAAGCCCATCGGGTTCTGTTTTGAAAAGCGTAGCAAATCCGATTCCAAGTCTGCTGTCGGACGATCCGTCAAGTTATGAAATGTGGTTACCGTACCGTTCTGAAAAAAATCGCTCATGGTATCTCCTAGTTATTTTCGAGTGTCAATATGATCCAAATAATAGCCTTCCACGGCTTCAACCCACCCCCACGGAGCGGCCTGACGCGCGTAATAAGCGTCTTGTCGCCCTAATTCGAGGCATCCGTTCGCCGCTGGAAGAACCATCGAAAAATCGGCGGCTTCAAGCATGGCACGGTCGTTTTCACCGTCGCCCAAAGCCCCTGTTACAACCGTCACCGGCTGTTTGGCGGACTCTTTTGCCCGCTCTTTAATCCAGTTTAGTGCATCCGCCTTATCATGGTGCGCCATAACATGATAAAAACGCCCGCCTTTTAAAACACGCAAATTAAAGCGGCTTAACGCCGCCTTGAAATCTGTAAATTGTGCCTCACTTCCATACCAGAGAAGCGGCTCGGAAACCGCCCTCTCCTTCGCCCTCCGCGCATCGTCTTCCCGCAAGCCGGTCATGTGCGACACATCCTCGCAAGACCAGTCGCCAAAGCCGGCAAAATCCCAGCCATGGTCGGCTCTCAGCCCCGTCAGGACGGAACGGATCTCGGAATAGGCGCAACCTAAAAGCTCAGGGTGCCAGACCCATTCGTTTTCAAGTACTTGCGGCCAGTAAATGACCCCGCCGTTTTCGGCAACATAAGGTGTTTGCAAATCCAGGCGCCGTAACCAGTCCGCCAACTCCGCCGACGTTTTACTGGAGT encodes the following:
- a CDS encoding glycosyl transferase, which gives rise to MSDFFQNGTVTTFHNLTDRPTADLESDLLRFSKQNPMGLILPSLFSELEAPALKNIVNELKEVPYLSQIVIGLDRADQAQFEFAKEYFAELPQDHRVLWNDGPRMQTLMQQLKEKGLAPTEPGKGTNVWGCYGYVLAAQKAEVVALHDCDIITYQRDLLARLLFPVAHPTFNFVFSKGYYSRYSDGRLNGRVVRLLVTPLLRALETVLGPDELLTYLDSFRYALAGEFAMKTSALKDMRIPADWGLEVGILAEMKRNYSNRRICQVDIADVYDHKHQDLSREDHNKGLSRMSQDIAKSLFRKLSTHGHVFSRGTIRTVKAVYHRTALDQLESYVFDAEMNGLAVDVHREEQAVELFAKNIMNAGEAFLDNPDERPFLPNWNRVVSAVPSIMDDLYEAVERDNE
- a CDS encoding DUF4382 domain-containing protein, with amino-acid sequence MKLQAKKALLAGVFGSLALQGCDLSTIDSSDGATGTMTLNLSDAPLDDAKNIWVQISGVELKHSDGRKQNIIFTSPAELDVLTLQGTNFTPLFKNYEIPTGTYKEIRLIVDQGAGTKTSIVFNDGTDYPLTIPSGSESGLKLKGNFSVSKNQNSTFLIDFDLRKSILKNGADSYIMKPVLRAFSMGSVGVIKGEVANEFVRAASCSDGKSYSYNSVYLFEGAAATVSDISGAAGDPIETALVKRNDDSGDFEYNFGYLPAGDYTVAFTCRSDQDDVTQAGEDLDFAVLNNITVVKDQTKTVNFTAE
- a CDS encoding glycerate kinase, producing the protein MTTYVIAPDSFKGSLSAVQFCEIACTVIAQCDPDAQVISLPLSDGGEGFVESFLFAGLAEKETVWVADPIGRKTRADFAWQPQTATAIIEMAQASGLPKLKNEERNPLQAHTYGTGQLIDAAIKRGAKKIILGLGGSATNDGGMGALHALGLPFLDDKGKEVGLGGQALKTIASIGDLPPELLEIEWLIASDVTNPLLGKTGATSVFGPQKGVNERNFDALENGLENWALKIAEKTGRQVKDLPGAGAAGGMAAGFIGLLGAQVKPGFEVLNSALALEKTLSAQKVDWLITGEGRLDEQTRFGKLPMQMALLGEKYSIPTVAVCGSLGTHPSELPEFKAVFSILSRPMAELDAFRFAPMLLKQTLYSIIALLKR
- a CDS encoding HAD-IIB family hydrolase; its protein translation is MQLNYLFTDLDGTLLNHHDYEYRPVLPVLSRLKELGVTVILNSSKTSAELADWLRRLDLQTPYVAENGGVIYWPQVLENEWVWHPELLGCAYSEIRSVLTGLRADHGWDFAGFGDWSCEDVSHMTGLREDDARRAKERAVSEPLLWYGSEAQFTDFKAALSRFNLRVLKGGRFYHVMAHHDKADALNWIKERAKESAKQPVTVVTGALGDGENDRAMLEAADFSMVLPAANGCLELGRQDAYYARQAAPWGWVEAVEGYYLDHIDTRK
- a CDS encoding thioredoxin family protein — protein: MVSLTTPICDFNAEAIDFHLPGIDGQDWTLQNAKGENGLLVMFICNHCPYVKAIHRRLVDDTRILRDEYGIGSIAIMSNDPNEYEEDSFENMKKVAEIWDFPFPYVIDETQETAKAYGAVCTPDFFGYNKDLKLQYRGRLDESRKETAPEGVRRDLLEAMKLIARTGQGPLEQIPSMGCSIKWKE
- a CDS encoding sugar phosphorylase; translated protein: MPQAVLQQIQARLNRVYPETSAEEAYQGILAAIDAAGMMKPCSKVKWDQKDVLLITYGDTFLNEEEMPLSTLKKFLSSYVKDAVNCVHVLPFFPYSSDDGFSVIDYTMVDPELGDWSHIESLRSEYDLMFDLVVNHVSRESLWFTDYKADIPPYNEFFIEEDDRPELSLVTRPRNTPLLVPAYTHRGRKKVWATFSADQIDLNFANPKVLVKMIEVLLLYLKNGARIIRLDAIAFLWKRLGTNCIHLPETHEIVKLMRDVMSIARPDAILLTETNVPHVENLSYFGNEDEAHMVYQFSLAPLVLHALHRGDGSYLTDWALNLDAPPPGCTFLNFTASHDGIGLRPVEGILPPREVEDLVTNMHRLGGFVSMKANGDGTESPYEINIALFSAFRETHNSNGPDQWQVERFICAQNIMMTLQGIPAFYIHSMVATPNDHDGVEKTGRTRSINRRKWEYEYLQALIESGRTSNAEVIKRLTNLLQRRKKHKAFHPETPQKILDLGQDYFALWRDGKGLRFPLLVIHNLTSEIKIMDLSVIDGFERHNYWINLLDNQGVFSGEQRYVMQPYQSVWLMPEQVDGESALWALSTD